One Lampris incognitus isolate fLamInc1 chromosome 18, fLamInc1.hap2, whole genome shotgun sequence genomic region harbors:
- the LOC130128951 gene encoding uncharacterized protein KIAA0513-like, whose product MEGIAVENLIDFDLPSDATVPSDGDGGQHQDHSDIFSPLPTSSMGVHQEPLLPEPLVPTNPSSRHHHPRGGEEGENDSDATESADSENDMDPPSHRWELRRSSSSSNHSGEDGGAEAVERREFMKAYVEKIFHGREDFDQEEKAHFGELCSGENGKGREWFAKYVSAQRCNSKCVSEATFYRLVQSFAVVLFECYQMDDYSPAKNLMTMCFTYYHIGKFQLSPSELFDRGGQPLGLDSYLNKANSWFSGKKDAAERLLKTTSKTDVKGFFGGLESKLRGPMARKTEEGESPVETKLKSLVPEPPEEKKVEKVYLYTHLKQQPIWHTLRFWNAAFFDAVHCERKKRSPTTREKWCHMTQEERDDSSKIDENIAFGQLGTFTHNMLAFGLSKKLCNDFLKKQAVIGNLNEEQYKLLCDHIEKMAAE is encoded by the exons ATGGAGGGCATAGCTGTGGAGAATCTCATAGACTTTGACCTGCCCTCGGATGCCACAGTGCCCTCTGATGGGGATGGAGGACAGCACCAAGACCACTCAGACATTTTCTCCCCGTTGCCTACATCCTCCATGGGGGTCCACCAGGAGCCCTTACTGCCAGAGCCCTTGGTCCCCACTAACCCCAGCTCTCGCCATCATCACCCACGGGGAGGAGAAGAAGGGGAAAATGATAGTGATGCCACCGAATCTGCAGACAGTGAGAATGACATGGACCCACCCTCCCATAGGTGGGAGCTGAGACGGTCATCCTCCTCGTCCAACCACAGTGGAGAGGATGGAGGTGCCGAGGCGGTGGAAAGGAGGGAATTCATGAAGGCCTATGTGGAGAAGATTTTTCACGGAAG GGAAGACTTTGACCAGGAGGAGAAGGCCCATTTTGGAGAGCTGTGCAGTGGGGAGAATGGCAAAGGCAGGGAGTGGTTTGCCAAATACGTCAGTGCACAG CGCTGCAACTCTAAATGTGTGAGCGAAGCAACCTTTTACAGACTGGTGCAGTCTTTTGCAGTGGTCCTCTTTGA ATGTTATCAAATGGATGACTACAGCCCAGCAAAAAACCTCATGACCATGTGCTTCACATACTACCACATTG GAAAGTTCCAGCTTTCTCCCTCAGAGTTGTTCGATCGTGGGGGTCAGCCTTTGGGTCTCGACTCTTACCTGAACAAGGCCAACTCTTGGTTCTCTGGGAAGAAGGACGCTGCTGAACGCCTGCTGAAGACCACATCAAAGACAGATGTCAAGGGTTTCTTTGGAGGTCTGGAGAGCAAGCTGAGGGGTCCGATGGCTCGTAAGACTGA GGAGGGAGAGAGCCCAGTAGAGACGAAGCTCAAATCATTAG TGCCTGAGCCTCCAGAGGAAAAGAAAGTGGAAAAGGTGTACCTGTACACTCACCTGAAGCAGCAGCCCATCTG GCACACCCTAAGATTCTGGAATGCTGCATTCTTCGATGCCGTCCATTGTGAGAGGAAGAAGAGATCACCTACTACTAg GGAGAAGTGGTGTCACATGACACAAGAGGAGAGGGACGACAGCTCCAAAATCGATGAGAATATCGCCTTCGGCCAGCTGGG GACATTCACCCATAATATGCTGGCTTTTGGGCTCAGTAAGAAACTCTGTAATGATTTCCTAAAGAAGCAGGCAGTCATTGGGAACCTCAATGAAG AACAGTACAAGTTGCTCTGTGACCACATCGAGAAAATGGCGGCAGAGTGA